In Pseudomonas deceptionensis, a single window of DNA contains:
- the hmgA gene encoding homogentisate 1,2-dioxygenase, with the protein MNLDASSPDLGYQSGFGNEFSSEALPGALPVGQNSPQKAPYGLYAELFSGTAFTMVRSEARRTWMYRIQPSANHPAFVKLERQLAGGPLGPVTPNRLRWNPLPIPAEATDFIDGLVGMVANSGAEKPSGISIYHYRANTSMQRVFFNADGELLLVPEQGRLRICTELGRLDLEPLEIAVIPRGLKFRVELLDPQARGYVAENHGAPLRLPDLGPIGSNGLANPRDFLTPVAYYEDTRQSTPLVQKFLGELWGCELDHSPLNVVAWHGNNVPYKYDLRRFNTIGTVSFDHPDPSIFTVLTSPTSVPGLANLDFVIFPPRWMVAENTFRPPWFHRNLMNEFMGLIQGSYDAKAEGFLPGGASLHSCMSAHGPDGETCTKAIAAELQPSKIDNTMAFMFETSQVLRPSRFALECPQLQSNYDACWASLPVTFTPNRR; encoded by the coding sequence ATGAACCTCGACGCGTCTTCGCCAGACTTGGGCTATCAATCCGGGTTTGGCAACGAATTCAGTAGCGAAGCACTGCCTGGCGCCCTGCCGGTTGGTCAGAATTCCCCACAAAAAGCCCCCTACGGCCTGTACGCCGAATTGTTCTCCGGCACCGCGTTCACCATGGTGCGCAGCGAAGCACGGCGTACCTGGATGTACCGTATCCAGCCGTCGGCAAACCACCCGGCGTTCGTCAAGCTTGAGCGCCAACTGGCCGGTGGCCCGCTGGGCCCGGTGACGCCAAATCGCTTGCGCTGGAACCCGCTGCCGATTCCTGCCGAGGCCACTGACTTTATCGATGGCCTGGTGGGTATGGTGGCCAATAGCGGGGCGGAAAAACCCTCGGGCATCAGCATTTACCACTACCGCGCCAACACCTCGATGCAACGGGTGTTCTTCAATGCCGACGGCGAATTGCTGCTGGTGCCGGAGCAGGGGCGCTTGCGCATCTGCACGGAGCTGGGGCGACTGGACCTGGAGCCTTTGGAGATCGCGGTGATCCCCCGTGGTTTAAAGTTTCGCGTTGAGTTGCTCGACCCGCAGGCCCGTGGCTATGTCGCCGAGAACCACGGCGCGCCGCTGCGTCTACCCGATCTGGGGCCTATTGGCAGCAACGGCCTGGCCAACCCGCGTGATTTTCTGACCCCGGTCGCCTATTACGAAGACACCCGGCAAAGCACGCCGCTGGTGCAAAAGTTTCTCGGTGAACTGTGGGGCTGCGAGCTGGATCATTCGCCGCTGAACGTAGTCGCCTGGCACGGTAATAACGTGCCGTATAAATACGACCTGCGCCGTTTCAACACCATCGGCACCGTCAGTTTCGATCATCCCGATCCGTCCATTTTTACCGTACTGACCTCGCCAACCAGCGTGCCTGGCCTGGCCAACCTCGACTTTGTGATCTTCCCGCCGCGCTGGATGGTGGCTGAAAACACCTTCAGGCCACCGTGGTTCCATCGCAACCTGATGAACGAATTCATGGGCCTGATCCAGGGCAGCTACGACGCCAAGGCCGAAGGTTTCCTGCCGGGTGGCGCGTCGCTGCACAGCTGCATGAGCGCCCACGGGCCGGATGGCGAAACCTGTACCAAAGCGATTGCCGCCGAACTGCAACCGAGCAAAATCGACAACACCATGGCTTTCATGTTCGAGACCAGCCAGGTGTTGCGCCCCAGCCGGTTTGCGCTTGAGTGCCCGCAACTGCAATCGAACTACGACGCTTGCTGGGCCTCGCTGCCCGTGACCTTCACCCCGAATCGGAGATAA
- a CDS encoding IclR family transcriptional regulator, protein MEKPRSSNESAGKQKVRSAEVGTDILKALAQLSPSTSLSRLAEHVQMPASKVHRYLQALIASGFAEQNVATNHYGLGREALRVGLAALNSMDVLKVAAMPLAELRDDLNETCFLAVWGNQGATVVHIEPAVRAITVVTQLGSVLPLLSSSTGLVFNAFLPDRETADLREQELKTDLVHPLQTPEAYTRLCEQIRERGLHFVHGLLMPGVDALSAPVFDATAKVAGVLTVVGPTSLFHADENGPAAKRLLAASQAISWRMGYQPG, encoded by the coding sequence ATGGAAAAGCCCCGCAGCAGCAACGAGAGTGCCGGTAAGCAAAAAGTACGTTCAGCCGAGGTCGGCACCGACATCCTCAAGGCCCTGGCCCAGCTGTCACCCTCGACCTCTCTGTCGCGCCTGGCCGAGCACGTGCAAATGCCTGCCAGCAAGGTGCATCGCTACTTGCAGGCGCTGATTGCCAGTGGCTTTGCCGAGCAGAATGTCGCCACCAACCATTACGGCCTGGGGCGCGAGGCGTTGCGAGTGGGTTTGGCCGCGCTCAACAGCATGGATGTGCTCAAAGTCGCCGCCATGCCCTTGGCCGAGCTGCGTGATGACTTGAACGAAACCTGCTTTTTAGCCGTTTGGGGCAATCAGGGCGCAACCGTGGTGCATATAGAGCCGGCGGTGCGTGCTATCACGGTGGTGACCCAGTTGGGTTCGGTTCTACCGCTGTTGAGTTCATCCACGGGCCTAGTGTTCAACGCCTTTTTGCCTGACCGCGAAACCGCCGACTTGCGCGAGCAGGAGTTGAAAACCGACCTGGTTCATCCGCTGCAAACCCCTGAGGCCTACACCCGGCTTTGTGAACAGATCCGCGAACGCGGTTTGCACTTTGTGCACGGCTTGCTGATGCCCGGCGTCGATGCGTTATCGGCCCCGGTATTTGATGCTACCGCCAAGGTGGCGGGCGTACTGACAGTGGTTGGCCCGACGTCACTGTTCCATGCCGATGAGAACGGGCCCGCAGCCAAACGATTGCTGGCTGCGAGCCAGGCCATCAGCTGGCGGATGGGCTACCAGCCGGGCTGA
- a CDS encoding LrgB family protein: MKFELMPMFWLLFTLATYGFSRWLYRRTGRYLLSPLILVPALLLAVAVPLHTAYAEYSSNTHWLMLVLGPVTVAFAVPIWQQRKLLARHWVALLLGMLAGSAVSIGSSFWLARALSLDTSLTMSLVPRSITTPFAMPLAQDLGGVPELTAVFVMFTGVFGALLGGILLKWLPLRSSLARGALFGIGAHGAGVSRAREVGSEEGSVAGLVMVLTGILNLFAAPLLTMVF; the protein is encoded by the coding sequence ATGAAGTTTGAGCTGATGCCCATGTTCTGGCTGTTGTTCACTCTGGCGACCTACGGCTTTAGCCGCTGGTTGTACCGGCGCACCGGGCGTTACCTGCTGTCGCCGCTGATCCTGGTGCCCGCATTGCTGCTTGCCGTGGCCGTGCCGCTGCACACCGCGTATGCCGAATATTCAAGCAACACCCATTGGTTGATGCTGGTGTTGGGCCCGGTCACGGTGGCCTTCGCCGTGCCGATCTGGCAGCAACGCAAGTTGCTGGCCCGGCACTGGGTGGCGCTGTTACTGGGGATGCTGGCGGGCAGTGCGGTGTCTATCGGCAGCTCATTCTGGCTGGCCCGGGCGCTGTCGCTCGACACCTCGCTGACCATGTCCCTGGTGCCGCGCTCCATCACCACGCCGTTTGCCATGCCGCTGGCACAAGACCTGGGCGGCGTACCGGAGCTGACGGCCGTGTTCGTGATGTTTACCGGTGTGTTTGGCGCGTTGCTGGGGGGCATCCTGCTCAAGTGGTTGCCGCTGCGCAGCAGCCTGGCACGGGGCGCGCTGTTCGGCATCGGCGCCCACGGTGCGGGTGTCAGCCGCGCCCGGGAAGTGGGCAGCGAAGAAGGTTCGGTCGCGGGGCTGGTCATGGTCCTGACCGGCATCCTCAACCTGTTCGCCGCGCCGTTGCTGACAATGGTGTTTTAG
- a CDS encoding CidA/LrgA family protein, translating to MKSFDVKRVGRLISELAVLLALYFLGCQLAAWGHLPIPGGVVGMALLLLAFALGWVKPATLQLGAGVLMAEMLLFFIPALMSLLDYGVIVRDDGWRILLVIGVSTLLVMVVTAFTVEAVCRWRVRHEV from the coding sequence ATGAAAAGCTTCGATGTAAAACGCGTGGGTCGGCTGATCAGTGAACTGGCCGTGTTGCTGGCGCTCTACTTTTTAGGCTGCCAACTGGCGGCCTGGGGGCACTTGCCGATACCGGGCGGTGTGGTGGGGATGGCGCTGTTGCTGCTGGCGTTTGCCCTGGGCTGGGTCAAGCCTGCGACCCTGCAACTGGGCGCCGGCGTGTTGATGGCTGAAATGCTGTTGTTCTTTATTCCCGCCCTGATGAGCCTGCTCGACTACGGCGTGATCGTGCGCGATGACGGCTGGCGCATCCTGCTGGTGATTGGCGTGAGTACTTTGCTGGTGATGGTCGTGACGGCGTTTACCGTGGAAGCGGTGTGCCGCTGGAGGGTGCGCCATGAAGTTTGA
- a CDS encoding LysR family transcriptional regulator: MEFKHLRTFVEVARLGGFTQAAQGLHISQSAVSKQVAQLEHSLGTPLFDRLGSQVRLTAAGNVVLQRAEGMLRLHQELLSELDDLSHMARGELRVGLPLLGSNTLFAGLFAEYRRRYPNIQVQLLEEGSLNIEKAVLSGELELGGSLTPKNPTFAYQPFCDEPLDVLIPADHPLAEGPSVRLEQLADTPFLLYQRSFVLNERVLKACQQAGFTPKEGGRSGQADFLVALVAAGQGVVLLPSVVARALERPGVVRLKLVAPDYLRWDIAFIWRDGAYLSRAAQAWLELLRERPVTGSGL; the protein is encoded by the coding sequence ATGGAATTCAAACACCTGCGCACCTTTGTTGAAGTCGCACGCCTGGGGGGCTTTACCCAGGCGGCCCAAGGTCTGCATATCAGCCAGTCAGCGGTGAGCAAGCAGGTGGCGCAGCTTGAGCACAGCCTCGGCACGCCGCTGTTTGATCGACTGGGTTCACAGGTCAGGCTGACGGCTGCGGGTAATGTGGTGTTGCAGCGGGCCGAAGGCATGCTGCGGTTGCATCAGGAATTGTTGAGTGAACTCGACGACTTGAGCCACATGGCCCGGGGCGAGTTGCGGGTGGGCCTGCCGCTGCTGGGCAGCAATACACTGTTCGCCGGGCTCTTTGCAGAATACCGTCGGCGCTATCCGAATATTCAAGTGCAGTTGCTGGAAGAAGGCAGCCTGAATATTGAGAAGGCGGTATTGAGTGGCGAGCTGGAGCTGGGCGGCAGCCTGACCCCGAAAAACCCCACATTCGCTTATCAACCATTTTGTGACGAGCCCCTGGACGTGCTGATCCCGGCAGATCACCCACTGGCAGAAGGGCCCAGCGTGCGCCTTGAGCAATTGGCCGACACGCCCTTTTTGCTCTATCAGCGCAGCTTTGTGCTCAACGAGCGTGTGCTCAAGGCCTGCCAGCAAGCAGGCTTTACTCCCAAGGAAGGGGGGCGCAGTGGCCAGGCAGATTTTTTGGTGGCGCTGGTGGCCGCAGGCCAAGGCGTGGTGTTGCTGCCCAGCGTGGTTGCCCGCGCCCTGGAACGCCCCGGAGTGGTTCGTTTAAAGCTTGTCGCACCGGATTATCTGCGCTGGGACATTGCATTTATCTGGCGTGACGGCGCGTATTTGTCACGGGCAGCCCAAGCCTGGCTGGAGCTGCTGCGTGAACGCCCGGTTACTGGCTCAGGGCTTTGA
- a CDS encoding flavodoxin: protein MKVAILSGSVYGTAEEVARNAKQLLTDAGFEVLLNTRATLADIQAFGPEAFLAVTSTTGMGELPDNLVPLYSAIRDQLPAAWRGLPGAVIALGDESYGDTFCGGGEQMRELFAELGVREVLPMLRLDSSVTVTPEEDSEPWVADLIKALSQ, encoded by the coding sequence ATGAAAGTCGCCATCCTTTCCGGCTCGGTGTACGGCACCGCTGAAGAAGTCGCTCGCAATGCAAAACAGCTGCTTACCGATGCCGGTTTTGAGGTTTTGCTCAATACCCGCGCAACCCTGGCCGATATTCAGGCGTTTGGCCCCGAGGCTTTTCTGGCCGTGACTTCAACCACGGGCATGGGCGAGTTGCCGGACAATCTTGTGCCGCTCTACAGCGCCATTCGTGACCAGTTGCCCGCCGCCTGGCGCGGCTTGCCAGGTGCGGTGATCGCGCTGGGAGACGAAAGCTATGGCGACACCTTCTGTGGCGGTGGCGAGCAGATGCGCGAGCTGTTCGCAGAGCTGGGAGTGCGTGAAGTGCTGCCGATGCTGCGTCTGGATTCCAGCGTCACGGTGACCCCGGAAGAAGACTCCGAGCCATGGGTTGCAGACTTGATCAAAGCCCTGAGCCAGTAA
- a CDS encoding PAS domain-containing protein: MINARLLQRMVDASQDGIVVAEQEGEDNILIYVNNAFEALTGYSRDDILYQDCRFLQAGDRDQCGLKLIREAIASGQPTRQVLRNYRKDGTHFWNELSITPVFNESDKLTYFIGVQKDVTQQVKAEQRVAQLEAQLAAVQAELLALKATSGSNKR; this comes from the coding sequence ATGATCAACGCTCGCTTGTTACAACGCATGGTGGATGCGTCCCAGGACGGCATTGTGGTCGCCGAACAAGAGGGCGAAGACAACATTCTGATTTATGTGAACAACGCCTTTGAAGCCCTTACCGGCTACAGCCGCGACGATATCCTGTATCAGGACTGCCGCTTTTTGCAGGCCGGCGACCGTGACCAGTGTGGCCTGAAGCTGATCCGCGAAGCCATCGCCAGCGGGCAGCCAACCCGCCAGGTACTGCGCAACTACCGCAAGGACGGTACGCACTTCTGGAATGAGCTGTCGATCACGCCGGTGTTCAACGAAAGCGACAAGCTGACGTACTTCATTGGTGTGCAAAAGGATGTCACCCAACAGGTCAAGGCAGAGCAGCGGGTCGCGCAGCTCGAAGCCCAGCTGGCCGCGGTACAGGCCGAACTGCTGGCACTCAAGGCGACGAGCGGATCAAACAAAAGGTAA
- a CDS encoding MerR family transcriptional regulator, whose product MPVITEAEPITLADDCQGLYPIREVARLTGINPVTLRAWERRYGLIEPKRTESGHRLYSMTDIEAIRRVMGWLERGVAVSKVAQLLANTPPADNPPPVASEYGDWQARISSALTTFNEPELERLYGQIFSSYPAEIVFQGIFLPLWQQLLRTQDVFGHTSEWLMLDGFLRGRVQHRLQLQAAGARQCVIVVAMPGLCRELELLVAGLLLTRNERVVRVLAIGQPLDELSLICQKLEPQAVVLFASHALGTAHQRRLMRLAQTLNCSVSLAGEGANLAQEALADSSIACLGSEARLMNQRLDADLKAILGS is encoded by the coding sequence ATGCCCGTAATTACTGAAGCTGAGCCCATTACACTGGCTGATGATTGCCAAGGTCTCTACCCGATCCGGGAAGTGGCTAGGCTCACGGGCATCAACCCGGTGACACTGCGCGCCTGGGAGCGGCGTTATGGTTTGATCGAACCAAAACGCACCGAAAGTGGGCATCGCCTGTACTCAATGACCGATATTGAGGCAATTCGCCGGGTCATGGGCTGGCTTGAGCGTGGGGTTGCCGTCAGCAAAGTCGCGCAATTACTCGCGAATACCCCGCCCGCCGACAACCCGCCGCCTGTTGCCAGCGAGTATGGCGACTGGCAAGCCCGGATCAGCAGCGCCCTCACGACATTCAACGAACCGGAGCTGGAGCGCCTGTATGGGCAGATTTTTTCCAGCTACCCGGCAGAAATCGTGTTTCAGGGGATTTTCCTGCCGCTGTGGCAGCAGTTGCTCAGAACTCAGGATGTTTTTGGCCACACCAGCGAATGGTTGATGCTGGATGGGTTTTTGCGCGGGCGGGTGCAGCATCGCCTGCAATTGCAGGCGGCGGGTGCCCGGCAGTGTGTGATCGTGGTGGCGATGCCCGGGCTGTGTCGCGAGCTGGAACTGCTGGTGGCAGGCTTGCTGCTGACGCGTAATGAACGGGTGGTCAGGGTGCTGGCCATCGGTCAGCCATTGGATGAGCTGTCGCTGATTTGCCAGAAGCTGGAGCCCCAGGCCGTGGTGCTGTTTGCCAGCCATGCGCTGGGCACGGCGCACCAGCGCAGGCTGATGCGGCTGGCGCAAACCTTGAACTGCTCGGTGTCGTTGGCGGGGGAGGGGGCAAACCTGGCCCAAGAGGCGCTGGCCGATTCGTCCATTGCTTGCCTGGGCAGCGAGGCCCGGCTGATGAACCAGCGTCTGGACGCCGATCTCAAGGCAATCCTGGGCAGCTGA
- a CDS encoding antibiotic biosynthesis monooxygenase, translating into MSTSPVTLMVARRVAKGRYQELIAWLHEGEQLATDFSGYLGSGVLAPPPGDDEFQIIFRFADESTLHAWEHSVSRKAWLLRGSDLFANPSEHRVRGIDGWFGAAGQRPPRWKQAVAIWLAFFPVSLLFNFVCAPLLAELSLVPRVLVSTLALTPLMVYLFIPLSTHLLAGWLHSTPNKPLRSTVATHRN; encoded by the coding sequence ATGTCTACCTCCCCCGTCACGTTGATGGTCGCGCGCCGTGTTGCCAAAGGCCGCTATCAGGAGTTGATCGCCTGGCTGCATGAAGGCGAACAGTTGGCCACGGACTTTTCCGGCTACCTGGGCTCCGGCGTACTGGCCCCGCCTCCGGGCGACGACGAGTTCCAAATCATTTTTCGCTTTGCCGACGAATCCACACTGCACGCCTGGGAGCACTCCGTGTCGCGCAAGGCCTGGTTACTGCGCGGCAGTGACTTGTTCGCCAACCCTTCAGAGCATCGGGTCAGAGGTATTGACGGCTGGTTTGGCGCTGCCGGGCAGCGGCCCCCACGCTGGAAGCAAGCGGTTGCCATTTGGCTGGCCTTCTTCCCCGTCTCGCTGTTGTTCAACTTTGTGTGCGCCCCTTTACTGGCCGAGTTGAGCCTGGTGCCACGGGTTCTGGTCAGCACCCTGGCCCTGACGCCCCTGATGGTTTATCTGTTTATTCCACTGTCGACCCATTTGCTGGCCGGCTGGCTGCACAGCACGCCAAACAAACCTTTGCGCAGTACTGTCGCGACTCACCGCAACTAA
- the folM gene encoding dihydromonapterin reductase yields MPTSSAPILITGAGQRIGLHCAQQLLADGYPVIFTYRSEKPGVQTLRDLGATGLFADFSSEAGILDFIRSLEKHTDSLRAIVHNASAWLAETPETHTSAFMQMFSVHMLAPYLINLHCSELLKRSNPADIVHISDDVTRKGSSKHIAYCATKAGLESLTLSFAAKLAPQIKVNGIAPAMLLFNPDDDAAYRTKALAKSALGKEPGAEVIYQSLRYLLDNPHVTGTTLTVNGGRHLK; encoded by the coding sequence ATGCCCACTTCTTCTGCTCCAATCCTGATCACTGGTGCCGGCCAACGCATCGGCCTGCATTGTGCACAGCAGCTGCTGGCAGACGGCTACCCGGTGATTTTCACCTATCGCAGCGAAAAGCCTGGCGTGCAAACCCTGCGAGATCTGGGCGCTACCGGGTTGTTTGCCGATTTCTCGAGCGAGGCCGGCATTCTCGATTTCATCCGAAGCCTTGAAAAGCACACCGACAGCCTGCGGGCGATTGTCCACAACGCCTCGGCCTGGCTGGCAGAAACGCCAGAAACACACACCAGCGCCTTCATGCAGATGTTCAGCGTGCACATGCTCGCGCCGTACCTGATCAACCTGCATTGCAGCGAGTTGCTCAAGCGTTCGAACCCGGCGGATATCGTACATATCAGTGATGACGTGACGCGCAAGGGCAGTAGCAAGCACATTGCCTATTGCGCCACCAAAGCCGGGCTCGAAAGCCTGACCTTGTCATTCGCAGCTAAACTGGCGCCACAGATCAAAGTCAACGGTATCGCCCCGGCCATGCTGTTGTTCAACCCTGACGACGATGCGGCGTACCGCACCAAAGCGCTGGCCAAATCTGCGCTGGGCAAAGAACCCGGCGCAGAGGTGATCTACCAGAGCCTGCGCTATCTGCTGGACAACCCCCATGTGACCGGCACTACCCTGACCGTCAATGGCGGCCGGCATCTCAAATAA
- the folE gene encoding GTP cyclohydrolase I FolE — protein MSVLLPGYYRDILIGLGENPDREGLVDTPKRAAKAMQYLCQGYDQSLETIVNGALFASDSDEMVIVANIELYSLCEHHLLPFIGKAHVAYIPTGKVLGLSKIARIVDMFARRLQIQENLTREIADAIEGVTQAAGVAVVIEAKHMCMMMRGVEKQNSTMNTSVMLGAFREPSTRMEFLQLIGRSKS, from the coding sequence ATGAGCGTATTACTGCCCGGGTATTACCGCGACATCCTTATTGGCCTGGGTGAGAACCCGGACCGCGAAGGTTTGGTCGACACCCCAAAGCGTGCGGCCAAGGCCATGCAGTACCTGTGTCAGGGTTACGACCAGAGCCTGGAGACCATCGTCAACGGCGCCCTGTTCGCCTCCGACAGTGACGAAATGGTAATAGTCGCCAACATCGAGCTGTACTCGCTCTGCGAGCATCACTTGCTGCCGTTTATCGGCAAGGCCCATGTGGCCTATATCCCGACCGGCAAAGTCCTGGGGCTGTCGAAAATTGCCCGCATTGTCGACATGTTTGCCCGGCGCCTGCAGATCCAGGAAAACCTCACCCGGGAAATCGCCGATGCCATTGAGGGCGTCACCCAGGCCGCAGGCGTGGCCGTGGTGATTGAAGCCAAACACATGTGCATGATGATGCGCGGCGTGGAAAAACAGAATTCGACCATGAACACCTCGGTCATGCTGGGCGCATTTCGCGAACCGAGCACCCGCATGGAGTTCTTGCAATTGATTGGACGGAGCAAGTCGTAA
- the folX gene encoding dihydroneopterin triphosphate 2'-epimerase has protein sequence MPQLQPGMARIRVKDLCLRTFIGINEDEILNKQDVLINLTILYAAQEAVRDNDIDHALNYRTITKAVIHHVEENRFALLERLTQELLDLVMANTAVLYAEVEVDKPHALRFAESVSITLAASRQTATS, from the coding sequence ATGCCACAACTTCAGCCTGGAATGGCCCGTATTCGCGTCAAGGACCTGTGCCTGCGCACGTTTATCGGGATCAATGAGGATGAGATCCTCAACAAGCAGGATGTGTTGATCAACCTCACCATCCTCTATGCGGCGCAGGAGGCGGTGCGTGACAACGACATCGACCATGCGCTCAATTACCGGACCATCACCAAGGCCGTGATCCATCATGTCGAAGAAAACCGCTTCGCCCTGCTGGAGCGCCTGACCCAGGAGCTGCTGGACCTGGTGATGGCCAACACGGCTGTGCTGTATGCCGAAGTTGAAGTCGACAAGCCGCACGCGCTGCGTTTTGCCGAGTCGGTATCGATAACGCTGGCGGCCAGCCGCCAGACTGCAACCTCTTGA
- a CDS encoding DUF1244 domain-containing protein, translating to MTPQEQLELEAAAFRRLVAHLDSRKDVQNIDLMNLSGFCRNCLSKWYKAAADERQIDLSLDDAREVVYGMPYAEWKSQYQKEASAEQSAAFAQGKKHD from the coding sequence ATGACGCCACAAGAACAGCTTGAACTGGAGGCGGCCGCCTTTCGCCGCCTTGTCGCACATCTGGACAGTCGCAAGGACGTGCAGAACATTGACCTGATGAACCTCTCGGGTTTCTGTCGCAATTGCCTGTCCAAGTGGTACAAGGCCGCGGCTGACGAGCGTCAGATCGACCTCAGCCTCGATGACGCCCGCGAAGTGGTGTACGGCATGCCGTATGCCGAGTGGAAATCCCAATACCAGAAAGAAGCCAGCGCCGAACAATCGGCGGCGTTTGCCCAAGGAAAAAAGCATGACTGA
- a CDS encoding HopJ type III effector protein: MTDLNTLRASLNSGEHAFADTLAFIAAHYDYQPQAFNNGGVENAAGQNEGSCKTLGLALLEGLSDQEALLAFGEHYRSVLATPEGTDHSNIRALIDHGLAGVKFEAQPLTRKA; this comes from the coding sequence ATGACTGATCTGAACACCCTGCGCGCCAGCCTCAACAGCGGCGAACACGCCTTTGCCGACACCCTGGCGTTTATCGCAGCGCACTACGATTACCAGCCGCAAGCGTTCAACAACGGCGGCGTAGAAAACGCGGCCGGGCAAAACGAAGGTTCGTGCAAGACTCTGGGCCTGGCCCTGCTGGAAGGCTTGAGTGATCAGGAGGCGCTATTGGCGTTTGGCGAGCATTACCGCTCGGTACTGGCCACCCCCGAAGGCACTGACCACAGCAATATCCGTGCGCTGATTGACCACGGTCTGGCCGGTGTGAAGTTCGAAGCCCAACCGCTGACGCGCAAGGCGTAA
- the trxB gene encoding thioredoxin-disulfide reductase, translating into MSEVRHSRVIILGSGPAGYSAAVYAARANLKPLLITGMQAGGQLTTTTEVDNWPGDVHGLTGPVLMERMREHAERFETEIIFDHINEVDLKNRPFTLKGDSGTFTCDALIIATGASARYLGLPSEEAFMGKGVSACATCDGFFYRNKPVAVVGGGNTAVEEALYLANIASKVTLVHRRETFRAEKILIDKLHARVAEGKIELKLNATLDEVLGDNMGVTGARLKNNDGSFDELKVDGVFIAIGHTPNTSLFEGQLELKDGYMVVQGGREGNATATSIEGVFAAGDVADHVYRQAITSAGAGCMAALDTERYLDGLQNAQF; encoded by the coding sequence ATGTCTGAAGTACGTCATTCGCGTGTGATTATTCTGGGCTCCGGCCCTGCCGGTTACAGCGCTGCAGTCTATGCGGCCCGCGCCAACCTCAAACCACTGCTGATCACGGGCATGCAGGCTGGCGGTCAGCTGACCACCACTACTGAAGTCGACAACTGGCCGGGTGATGTTCACGGCTTGACCGGCCCGGTCTTGATGGAGCGCATGCGCGAACACGCCGAGCGTTTTGAGACTGAAATCATTTTCGACCACATCAATGAAGTGGATCTGAAAAACCGTCCGTTCACCCTCAAGGGTGACAGCGGTACTTTCACCTGCGACGCGCTGATCATCGCGACCGGCGCCAGCGCCCGTTACCTGGGCCTGCCGTCTGAAGAAGCGTTCATGGGCAAGGGCGTTTCGGCCTGTGCGACCTGTGACGGTTTCTTCTACCGCAACAAGCCTGTTGCCGTGGTGGGGGGTGGTAACACTGCCGTTGAAGAGGCCCTGTACCTGGCTAACATCGCCAGCAAGGTGACCCTGGTTCACCGTCGCGAAACATTCCGTGCCGAGAAGATCCTGATCGACAAGCTGCACGCACGTGTAGCTGAAGGCAAGATCGAGCTCAAGCTGAACGCGACCCTGGACGAAGTCCTGGGCGACAACATGGGCGTAACGGGTGCCCGTCTGAAAAACAACGACGGCAGCTTTGACGAGCTGAAAGTCGACGGCGTGTTTATCGCCATCGGCCACACGCCGAACACCTCGTTGTTCGAAGGCCAGCTGGAGCTTAAAGACGGTTACATGGTTGTGCAGGGCGGCCGTGAAGGCAACGCCACGGCCACCAGCATCGAAGGCGTGTTTGCCGCGGGCGACGTGGCTGACCACGTTTACCGTCAGGCCATCACCTCGGCTGGCGCCGGCTGCATGGCTGCACTGGACACCGAGCGTTACCTGGACGGCCTGCAGAACGCTCAGTTCTGA